The nucleotide sequence TTTCATGAACTTTTAATTTTGATTTTACATTAAGGATATTTGGGCATTTAGTTTTTAATCCGACGCCCATATAAACATGGTACAGAGATTTAAATACACTTGACAAAGGAATAAAGAAAGTGTGATGCCGACAATCACATATTTATGTGAAAATTAATAGCCAAAAACCAAAGAAGGAAAACTCCGAAGAAGTACAACAATAAAATTGCTATCTTACCATATTGAACAAACCTCTATCAATGAGCCGTAATATCCCACTTCTCCAAGACAATTTTAACGGGCTACAGCACCTTGGTGTGCCCGTTTCAAATCTTGAGGCTTCCATAGCGTTTTATAGATCGCTAGGATTTAAAAGAATTATGGCCTCACAAGTAGATGTGCCTGAAGAAAATGACACCATACTCGTAGCCATGATGGAACAAAAGGGAGTAATTATTGAACTATATCAGGTGACCAGGAAGGAGATGGACGAACTTAGATCGAGGAAAGATGGCCATGTAGACCATATTGCCTTTGATGTGGCCGATGTGGACAAGGCTTTTCACGAACTAAAGGAAGCCGGTTTTACCATGGTAGAGGAGAAACCCGTTTTCCTGGACTTTTGGGAAAAGGGCTGCAAATATTTCGCAATAAGGGGTTTGGATGGGGAAAAACTGGAATTCAACCAGATTATGTGAAACTTCTTTACTCTCCGAATTTATTTGAGTGAAACGCCCTTAAAAATAGGAACCAAAAATTCCTAATTGGAAATATTAGTCTACTCGTATTGACATAGATAGGAAGTTTGACCTACCGATTTCACTTTAAAAGAAGTATTTGCCGCTACTTTAAAAGAAGTGCCCGACTTAAAGGATTTCCATTCCGTTTCATTTGGCAGTAGGGCTATTAGTTCCCCTTCTACTACAATCATATTTTCTTTTGCGGAAGTGCCAAATTCATATTCGCCGGGCTCCATTACCCCTATGGTAGATTTTCCTGTAGCGGAGGTGTACCCTAACGATTTTACCGTTCCTTCAAAATATTCGTTGCTCGAGATCATATACTTTCTTTTTATCAAATAGGTCGCAAAGATAAAGAAAGGAAGTTCAGAATAGCAATATCCTCTATTTTTTAAACCTGCCAAGCCACTACTTTGGGGTATATAATTTCAATCCTTAAAAATACTACTCATAATTAGAACCTTATTATTGACAGGCATAGCAAGGGCCGTTTTTTAGATTTTTCAGATACAAAATACTGTTTGCCAATTGATTATTAGTTTATACAGAGCTTACAGAAAGTAGGCGCAAAAATTTAAACACTGGCGTAACAACACAAAAATTCCCTACATTTAAACAAGCAATTCCATAAAATAGAGAATTTATTTAAAAAATAAGAATGAAATACATTTTCACTGTGGCTATACTATTATCCACAATTAGCCTATGTTCCTTTACCTACAAACCCACTAAAACTTCTGTAAGTATCCAAGGAGAGCAGTTTTACATCAACAATCAAATAACCTATAAAAATAGATACTGGAAAGGCAATAAAATTGAAGGCTTACTTTTTAATTCGCGAATGGTCCAAGGAATATTCGATGATCTTAATAGCAACACCCGGGATAATTTTAAATATCCGGATTCGGGCAAATGGGATGCGGATAGGAACACCACAGAATTTGTCAACGCCATGAAGGATTGGAAGGCCCATGGCCTGTTATCCTTTACCCTTAACCTGCAAGGCGGAAGTCCGTTGGGCTATGGCAATCACGGGTGGATCAACTCAACCTTCGACAGTTTGGGCAACCTAAGGGAAGATTACCTGACTAGACTTGAAAAAATATTGAATAAGTCCAATGAACTTGGCATGGTAGTTATATTGGGCTATTTTTATTTTGGTCAGGATGAACAATTAAAAGATGAACAAGCTGTAGTAAATGCAGTTGATAACATATCAAATTGGATTTTACAAAAAGGCTATAAAAACATTCTGATAGAGATTAATAACGAATGTGATGTTAAATATGACCATACCATATTGCAGCCGCAACGCGTCCATGAATTAATAAAAAGGGTTCAGGAAATAAGTGGGAACAAACTCTTGGTAAGCACCAGTTATGGCGGTAATAAAATTCCCTCCTCAGAGGTTATTGCCGCCTCGGATTTT is from Arenibacter algicola and encodes:
- the ppnP gene encoding pyrimidine/purine nucleoside phosphorylase, giving the protein MISSNEYFEGTVKSLGYTSATGKSTIGVMEPGEYEFGTSAKENMIVVEGELIALLPNETEWKSFKSGTSFKVAANTSFKVKSVGQTSYLCQYE
- a CDS encoding VOC family protein; protein product: MSRNIPLLQDNFNGLQHLGVPVSNLEASIAFYRSLGFKRIMASQVDVPEENDTILVAMMEQKGVIIELYQVTRKEMDELRSRKDGHVDHIAFDVADVDKAFHELKEAGFTMVEEKPVFLDFWEKGCKYFAIRGLDGEKLEFNQIM